The following proteins come from a genomic window of Sphingosinicella flava:
- the sufB gene encoding Fe-S cluster assembly protein SufB has protein sequence MTDVRNRDAQEAADRASTYEWGFSSDIEQEFAPKGLNEDTVRFISAKKGEPEWMLEWRLKAYRAWLEMEEVSWAKLDIPAIDFQDAYYYAEPKAKEKLGSLDEVDPEILRVYEKLGIPIEEQKVLAGVEGARKVAVDAVFDSVSVATTFREELKKAGVIFLSISEAIREYPDLVRKYLGSVVPQRDNYFACLNSAVFSDGTFVYIPEGVRCPMELSTYFRINAENTGQFERTLIVADKGSYVSYLEGCTAPMRDENQLHAAVVELVALDDAEIKYSTVQNWYPGDSEGKGGIYNFVTKRALCSGDRSKVSWTQVETGSAITWKYPSCILKGEGSVGEFYSVALTNNMQQADTGTKMIHIGRNSRSTIVSKGISAGKSNNTYRGLVRVNAGAENVRNFTQCDSLLLGDQCGAHTVPYIEVKNPSAQIEHEATTSKISDDQLFYAMQRGLNQEDAVALIVNGFAKEVLQQLPMEFAVEAQKLLGISLEGSVG, from the coding sequence GTGACCGACGTGCGTAACCGCGATGCCCAGGAAGCCGCCGACCGCGCCTCCACCTATGAATGGGGCTTCTCCTCAGACATCGAACAGGAGTTCGCGCCCAAGGGCCTGAACGAGGACACCGTCCGCTTCATCTCCGCCAAGAAGGGCGAGCCGGAATGGATGCTCGAATGGCGCCTCAAGGCCTATCGCGCCTGGCTGGAGATGGAGGAAGTGAGCTGGGCGAAGCTCGACATTCCGGCCATCGATTTCCAGGACGCTTATTATTACGCCGAACCCAAGGCGAAGGAGAAATTGGGCTCGCTTGATGAGGTCGATCCCGAAATCCTCCGCGTCTACGAAAAGCTCGGCATCCCGATCGAGGAGCAGAAGGTGCTGGCCGGCGTCGAAGGCGCGCGCAAGGTCGCCGTGGACGCCGTGTTCGACAGCGTCTCGGTTGCGACCACCTTCCGCGAGGAATTGAAGAAGGCCGGCGTCATCTTCCTCTCCATCTCCGAAGCGATCCGCGAATATCCCGATCTGGTGCGGAAATATCTCGGCAGCGTCGTCCCGCAGCGCGACAATTATTTCGCCTGTTTGAACAGCGCGGTCTTCTCCGACGGCACCTTCGTCTACATTCCCGAAGGCGTCCGCTGCCCGATGGAGCTTAGCACCTATTTCCGCATCAACGCGGAAAATACCGGCCAGTTCGAGCGCACGCTCATTGTCGCCGACAAGGGCAGCTACGTCTCCTATCTCGAAGGCTGCACCGCTCCCATGCGCGACGAAAACCAGCTCCACGCCGCCGTGGTCGAGTTGGTCGCGCTCGACGATGCCGAGATCAAATACAGCACCGTCCAGAATTGGTATCCGGGCGACTCGGAAGGCAAAGGCGGCATCTACAATTTCGTCACCAAGCGCGCACTCTGCTCGGGCGACCGTTCGAAGGTCAGCTGGACGCAGGTCGAAACCGGCTCCGCCATCACCTGGAAATATCCGTCCTGCATTTTGAAGGGCGAGGGCAGCGTCGGCGAATTCTACTCGGTCGCGCTGACGAACAACATGCAGCAGGCCGATACCGGCACCAAGATGATCCACATCGGCAGGAACAGCCGCTCGACCATCGTGTCGAAGGGGATCAGCGCGGGGAAGTCCAACAACACCTATCGCGGCCTCGTCCGAGTGAATGCGGGCGCCGAGAACGTCCGCAACTTCACGCAATGCGACAGCCTGCTGCTCGGCGACCAATGCGGCGCCCACACCGTCCCCTATATCGAGGTGAAGAATCCCTCGGCGCAGATCGAGCATGAGGCGACCACCTCCAAGATAAGCGACGATCAGCTCTTCTACGCCATGCAGCGCGGCCTGAACCAGGAAGACGCCGTCGCCCTCATCGTCAACGGCTTCGCCAAGGAAGTCCTCCAGCAGCTCCCGATGGAATTCGCGGTGGAAGCGCAGAAGCTGCTGGGGATCAGTTTGGAGGGGAGTGTCGGGTGA
- the dapD gene encoding 2,3,4,5-tetrahydropyridine-2,6-dicarboxylate N-succinyltransferase yields MTSALQGTIEQAWDAREGISLTTTGAVRDAVNEALALLDSGTARVAEPDGGGGWTVNQWLKKAVLLSFRLNDNALVDGGAAGAPAFDKVPSKFSGWDEAAFRAAGFRAVPGAAVRRGAFIGKGAILMPSFVNIGAYVGEGTMVDTWATVGSCAQIGKNVHLSGGAGIGGVLEPLQANPVVIEDGCFIGARAEVAEGVIVREGAVLSMGVYLGASTKIVDRASGEIFRGEVPPYAVVVPGALPDPNGGPSLYCAVIVKRVDAQTRAKTGINELLRD; encoded by the coding sequence ATGACGAGCGCGCTGCAAGGGACGATCGAACAGGCCTGGGACGCGCGCGAGGGCATTTCGCTCACCACCACCGGGGCGGTGCGCGACGCGGTGAACGAGGCGCTCGCCCTACTCGACAGCGGCACGGCCCGCGTCGCCGAGCCGGACGGCGGGGGCGGCTGGACGGTCAACCAATGGCTGAAAAAGGCCGTTCTCCTCTCCTTCCGTCTCAACGACAACGCCCTGGTCGATGGCGGCGCGGCGGGCGCTCCGGCCTTCGACAAGGTGCCGTCCAAATTCTCCGGTTGGGACGAAGCCGCCTTCCGCGCCGCCGGTTTCCGTGCGGTTCCGGGCGCCGCCGTCCGCCGCGGCGCGTTCATCGGCAAAGGTGCGATCCTGATGCCGAGCTTCGTCAATATCGGCGCCTATGTCGGCGAAGGCACGATGGTCGACACTTGGGCGACAGTCGGCAGCTGCGCGCAGATCGGCAAGAACGTCCACCTCTCCGGCGGCGCGGGGATCGGCGGCGTCCTCGAACCGCTCCAGGCCAATCCGGTGGTGATCGAGGATGGCTGCTTCATCGGCGCCCGCGCGGAGGTGGCCGAAGGGGTCATCGTCCGCGAAGGCGCGGTCTTGTCGATGGGCGTCTATCTCGGCGCTTCCACCAAGATCGTCGACCGCGCGAGCGGCGAAATCTTCCGGGGCGAGGTGCCGCCTTACGCCGTGGTGGTGCCCGGCGCGCTCCCCGATCCGAACGGCGGCCCGTCTCTCTATTGCGCGGTCATCGTCAAGCGCGTCGACGCCCAGACCCGTGCCAAGACCGGCATCAACGAATTGCTGCGCGATTGA
- a CDS encoding S8 family peptidase — MSNRGRRLAYALSVAALSAALAACGGGNSGSARPAPLPAPPLVNPPPPPPPPPPPPPPPPASVNYDTSEYRRSNGASSAGALAAYNAGGRGQGVKVAVVDSGINPNLPEFAGRIDSASRDMVASRGVSDTEGHGTAVSGVIASNRNDSGIMGVAFESTILSLNTSNPNDCSADDGCKHYDNDIARAIDVARQNGARVINISLGGEGAGSSVLSAVSRATAAGIVVVMSAGNESTANPSGFALQSAAYGNGLLIIAGAHDATGQLSTFSNKAGTGAQHYLTALGSRVLAPDENGGLYYWNGTSFSAPVISGAAALLASAFPNLTGAQIVQLLLKTADDAGAAGQDAVYGRGILNIARAFQPQGTTTVAGSAVPVSTTSNGQTSGAMGDASQAMKGVIILDGYSRAYAVNLARTLSRIPAERPLSSAFSGNTRTRAVSAGPVSVSLTVERDFTGKAQVGLAQTGLTYADSREAKAVAGMAIAQVTPRTAAAFGFSESGRALQRRLSGAEQNAFLVAHDPMTRTGFYGQGANSFGVRQNVAGFGVTATNEAGQVYQSGPSFGLPDSKYRMTAVTVDRRIGPASVSAGLSQLQESDTVLGGRFGAAFGANGAKTHFLDIGTAYPVGAGWNAAVNYRRGWTRMNVSGALADSGALVSDAFSFDLARRSNWARGDSLAFRIMQPLRVRVGGFGMNVPVSYDYKTGAVGYERQFFNLAPTGRELDFEAAYGLPTFGGHLSANAFYRMQPGHIQAASADVGAAIRFTLGM; from the coding sequence ATGAGCAATCGCGGCAGAAGATTGGCATACGCCCTTTCGGTGGCGGCTTTGTCGGCGGCGCTCGCCGCTTGCGGCGGCGGGAATAGCGGCAGCGCGCGCCCCGCGCCTCTTCCCGCGCCGCCCCTGGTCAATCCGCCGCCTCCGCCGCCTCCGCCGCCCCCACCCCCTCCGCCCCCTCCAGCGTCGGTCAATTACGACACGTCGGAATATCGCCGTTCGAACGGCGCGAGTTCCGCGGGCGCCCTTGCGGCTTATAATGCGGGTGGGCGCGGCCAGGGCGTGAAGGTCGCCGTCGTCGACAGCGGCATCAACCCGAACCTGCCCGAATTCGCCGGACGCATCGACAGCGCGAGCCGCGACATGGTCGCCAGCCGCGGCGTCAGCGACACGGAAGGACATGGCACGGCGGTGTCCGGAGTCATCGCCTCCAATCGCAACGACAGCGGCATCATGGGCGTCGCCTTCGAATCGACGATCCTTTCGCTCAACACCTCCAACCCGAACGATTGTTCGGCGGACGATGGCTGCAAGCATTACGATAACGACATCGCGCGGGCGATCGATGTTGCCCGCCAGAACGGCGCGCGAGTCATCAACATCTCGCTGGGCGGCGAGGGCGCGGGAAGCAGCGTGCTGTCTGCCGTCAGCCGCGCCACGGCGGCCGGGATCGTGGTGGTGATGTCGGCGGGCAATGAAAGCACGGCCAATCCAAGCGGCTTCGCTCTACAATCCGCCGCCTACGGCAACGGGCTGCTCATTATAGCAGGCGCGCACGATGCGACGGGACAGCTTTCCACTTTTTCAAACAAGGCGGGCACGGGCGCGCAGCATTATTTGACGGCACTCGGCAGCCGCGTCTTGGCTCCCGATGAAAATGGCGGTCTCTATTATTGGAACGGCACTTCCTTTTCGGCACCGGTCATCAGCGGTGCAGCCGCGCTCCTCGCCAGCGCCTTTCCGAACCTGACCGGCGCGCAGATCGTCCAGCTTTTGCTGAAGACGGCTGACGATGCCGGAGCCGCCGGGCAGGATGCGGTCTACGGCCGGGGCATTCTCAACATCGCGCGCGCTTTCCAGCCCCAGGGCACGACCACGGTGGCGGGCAGCGCCGTCCCCGTGTCGACGACATCAAACGGGCAGACGTCGGGCGCGATGGGCGACGCCAGCCAGGCCATGAAGGGCGTGATAATTCTCGACGGCTATTCGCGCGCTTATGCTGTGAACCTCGCGCGGACCTTGTCTCGCATTCCGGCCGAGCGCCCGCTTTCAAGCGCCTTTTCAGGCAATACCCGGACGCGCGCGGTGTCGGCTGGTCCGGTTTCCGTATCTCTGACCGTCGAGCGGGATTTTACCGGCAAGGCGCAGGTCGGTCTCGCGCAAACGGGGCTCACTTATGCAGACAGCCGTGAGGCAAAGGCGGTGGCCGGTATGGCGATCGCCCAGGTGACGCCAAGGACGGCGGCGGCCTTCGGCTTTTCGGAAAGCGGGCGTGCCTTGCAGCGGCGGCTGTCCGGCGCGGAGCAGAATGCCTTCCTTGTCGCCCACGATCCGATGACACGCACCGGCTTTTACGGCCAGGGCGCCAACAGTTTCGGCGTCCGGCAGAATGTCGCCGGTTTCGGTGTCACGGCGACGAACGAAGCCGGGCAGGTCTATCAATCCGGCCCCTCCTTCGGTCTTCCGGATTCGAAATACCGGATGACCGCCGTCACCGTGGACCGGCGGATCGGGCCGGCCAGCGTTTCCGCCGGCCTGTCTCAGCTGCAGGAAAGCGACACGGTGCTCGGCGGCCGGTTCGGCGCGGCCTTCGGCGCGAACGGGGCGAAGACGCATTTCCTCGACATCGGCACGGCCTATCCGGTCGGCGCGGGCTGGAACGCCGCCGTCAATTACCGGCGCGGCTGGACGCGGATGAATGTGTCCGGCGCGCTTGCCGACAGCGGCGCGCTGGTGAGCGACGCTTTCTCGTTCGATCTGGCGCGGCGGAGCAATTGGGCGCGCGGCGACAGCCTCGCCTTCCGGATCATGCAGCCGCTGCGGGTGCGCGTCGGCGGGTTCGGGATGAATGTGCCCGTTTCCTACGACTACAAGACCGGCGCGGTCGGCTACGAACGGCAGTTCTTCAATCTCGCGCCGACCGGACGGGAACTGGATTTCGAAGCGGCTTACGGCTTGCCGACCTTTGGCGGGCACCTCAGCGCCAATGCCTTCTACCGGATGCAGCCGGGGCACATCCAGGCGGCGAGCGCCGATGTCGGCGCGGCGATCCGCTTTACCCTGGGGATGTGA
- a CDS encoding SufB/SufD family protein, with the protein MLLDLPSNRLEGWRWSDLSALPDIAARRPGGATPGDLPWIACDGEGPRLVFIDGRLDESRSTLGPLTIGPVEARADDHPLARLTGQQGWSLRLGRDHAPAGIIQVIHVSTGAADHLPAEIALDADAQASIVETYVGSGWTNRLTGIRLAKSARLMLSRRLIGESGFVSLTDRATLGEGASLVSVTLAAGGADTRLDGHIDLQGEEGFAEAGGALLARGKQRHDANLVLRHSAPHGMSRQVWRSVADDQATCSVAARVEVARGAQKTDGEQSLRGLLLQRSATINAKPELEIFADDVKCAHGATVGELDRNALFYLASRGVPLEEAKALLTQAFVADAIDRIGEEKVRDAFHADAMKWLSLKALPLDGGGLGGGDVSGNTQPSDVDHPHPASPIKGEGKEGPR; encoded by the coding sequence ATGCTGCTCGATCTCCCCTCGAATCGGCTCGAAGGCTGGCGCTGGAGCGACCTGTCAGCGCTACCCGATATTGCCGCTAGGAGGCCGGGCGGCGCGACACCCGGCGATCTTCCATGGATCGCCTGTGACGGTGAAGGCCCGCGCCTCGTCTTTATCGACGGCAGGCTGGACGAAAGCCGCAGCACCCTCGGCCCGCTCACCATCGGTCCGGTCGAAGCGCGTGCCGACGATCATCCCCTCGCCCGCCTCACTGGACAGCAAGGCTGGTCATTGCGCCTCGGCCGGGATCACGCCCCGGCCGGGATCATCCAGGTCATCCACGTCTCGACCGGCGCCGCCGACCATCTCCCCGCCGAAATCGCGCTCGACGCGGATGCTCAGGCGAGCATCGTCGAAACCTATGTCGGCAGCGGCTGGACCAACCGCCTCACCGGCATCCGCCTCGCGAAGAGCGCCCGCCTGATGCTGAGCCGCCGTCTGATCGGCGAAAGCGGCTTCGTCAGCCTCACCGACCGTGCCACGCTTGGGGAAGGCGCCAGCCTCGTCTCCGTCACGCTCGCGGCGGGTGGCGCGGACACGCGCCTCGACGGCCACATCGACCTACAGGGCGAGGAAGGTTTCGCAGAAGCGGGCGGCGCCCTGCTCGCGCGCGGCAAACAGCGTCACGACGCCAACCTCGTCCTCCGCCACAGTGCGCCGCACGGCATGAGCCGCCAGGTCTGGCGCTCGGTCGCGGACGACCAGGCCACCTGCTCGGTCGCGGCCCGCGTCGAAGTGGCGCGCGGGGCACAGAAGACGGATGGCGAGCAATCCCTGCGCGGCCTCCTCCTCCAGCGTTCGGCGACGATCAACGCCAAGCCGGAACTCGAAATCTTCGCCGATGACGTCAAATGCGCCCATGGCGCGACGGTCGGCGAGCTGGACCGCAACGCCCTCTTCTACCTCGCCAGCCGCGGCGTGCCGCTTGAGGAAGCCAAAGCCCTCCTCACCCAGGCCTTCGTCGCCGACGCCATCGACCGGATCGGCGAGGAAAAGGTGCGCGATGCCTTCCACGCCGACGCGATGAAATGGCTTTCCCTAAAAGCCCTCCCCCTTGATGGGGGAGGGTTGGGTGGGGGTGATGTTTCCGGAAATACTCAGCCCTCCGACGTAGATCACCCCCACCCGGCCTCCCCCATCAAGGGGGAGGGGAAGGAAGGGCCGCGCTGA
- a CDS encoding cysteine desulfurase — translation MNVPTPLDFAPDERLSVAECPLDVVTDFPAIPEGWHYLDTAVSAQKPKPVIEAIDRAYAQTYASVHRGVYTRSADMTVAYEKARERVARFINAKSPSEIVFVRGATEGINLVAQSWGGITLKPGDRILLSVLEHHSNIVPWQMIAEKTGAEIDVAPLTADGRIDLDAAEAMLTERHKIIAFAHVSNVLGSILDARRAARIAHKVGAKLLLDGCQAVPRLPVDVQNLDCDFYVFSGHKLYGPTGIGVLWARSELLEAMPPMLGGGAMIDRVTFEKTTYAPPPMRFEAGTPHIVGALGLEAAIDYVDGIGLEAIHAHEAALVAQAREALSRINSVRLLGPEDSAGIVSFVMEGVHPHDIGTILDEAQVAIRAGHHCAQPLMDQLGVPATARASFGVYNGPQDVEALVQGIERVARIFG, via the coding sequence ATGAACGTGCCAACGCCCCTCGACTTCGCTCCGGACGAACGTCTTTCTGTAGCGGAATGTCCCCTCGACGTGGTCACCGACTTCCCGGCGATTCCGGAAGGCTGGCACTATCTCGACACCGCCGTCAGCGCGCAGAAGCCGAAGCCGGTGATCGAAGCGATCGACCGCGCCTATGCGCAGACCTATGCCTCCGTGCATCGCGGCGTCTACACGCGCTCGGCCGACATGACGGTCGCCTATGAAAAAGCCCGCGAACGGGTCGCCCGCTTCATCAACGCGAAGAGCCCCTCCGAAATCGTCTTCGTGCGCGGTGCGACGGAGGGCATCAACCTCGTCGCGCAAAGCTGGGGCGGCATCACGCTGAAGCCCGGCGACCGCATCCTCCTTTCCGTGCTGGAGCATCATTCCAACATCGTCCCCTGGCAGATGATCGCCGAGAAAACCGGCGCCGAGATCGACGTCGCGCCGCTCACTGCGGACGGCCGCATCGATCTCGACGCCGCCGAGGCCATGTTGACGGAGCGGCACAAGATCATCGCTTTCGCCCATGTCTCGAACGTCCTCGGCTCGATCCTCGACGCCAGGCGCGCGGCGCGGATCGCGCACAAGGTCGGCGCCAAATTGCTCCTCGACGGTTGCCAGGCCGTGCCGCGCCTGCCGGTCGATGTTCAGAACCTCGACTGCGACTTCTACGTCTTTTCCGGTCACAAGCTTTATGGCCCGACCGGCATCGGTGTCCTCTGGGCGCGCAGCGAACTGCTTGAGGCGATGCCCCCGATGCTAGGCGGTGGCGCGATGATCGACCGCGTGACCTTCGAAAAGACGACTTATGCCCCGCCGCCAATGCGGTTTGAGGCAGGCACGCCGCACATCGTGGGCGCGCTGGGGCTGGAAGCCGCGATCGACTATGTCGACGGCATCGGCCTTGAAGCCATTCACGCTCATGAAGCGGCCCTCGTCGCCCAGGCCCGCGAGGCGCTGTCCCGCATCAACAGCGTCCGTCTGCTCGGGCCGGAGGACAGTGCCGGCATCGTCAGCTTCGTGATGGAGGGGGTTCATCCCCACGATATCGGCACCATATTGGACGAGGCCCAGGTGGCGATCCGCGCCGGGCATCATTGCGCCCAGCCTTTGATGGATCAACTCGGTGTGCCCGCCACCGCCCGCGCCAGCTTCGGCGTCTATAACGGCCCGCAAGATGTCGAGGCGCTGGTGCAGGGCATCGAACGCGTAGCGAGAATTTTCGGATGA
- a CDS encoding RrF2 family transcriptional regulator: protein MRLTSLADYAVVMMAAAARHGAGARLNATLLAEETGVPLPTAQKLVGRLASAGLLASARGAGGGFQLLKTASEISLADIIEAVEGPIAMTACAETARLECALESSCQVKPHMSAVSGAVRGALASVSLATLSQGEVA from the coding sequence ATGCGCCTCACTTCCCTCGCCGATTATGCCGTCGTGATGATGGCCGCAGCCGCCCGCCATGGCGCGGGCGCGCGCCTCAACGCGACCCTGCTCGCGGAGGAAACGGGCGTGCCGCTCCCCACTGCGCAGAAACTGGTCGGGCGGCTGGCAAGCGCGGGTCTGCTCGCCTCGGCGCGTGGCGCTGGCGGCGGCTTTCAGCTTCTGAAAACCGCCAGCGAAATCAGCCTCGCGGATATTATCGAAGCGGTGGAAGGGCCGATCGCGATGACCGCCTGTGCCGAAACGGCGCGCTTAGAGTGCGCGCTGGAGAGCAGCTGCCAAGTGAAACCCCATATGAGCGCCGTTTCGGGCGCGGTGCGCGGCGCGCTCGCAAGCGTCAGCCTCGCCACTCTCAGCCAAGGTGAAGTAGCGTGA
- the sufC gene encoding Fe-S cluster assembly ATPase SufC has product MLKIENLHAEVDGKQILNGLSLEVKAGEVHAIMGPNGAGKSTLGYVLGGRPGYEVTEGSVLFRPRHCEERSDAAIHGAEDGLLRSARNDDGWINLLALDPDARAAAGLFLGFQYPVEIPGVSNVQFLRTALNAQRRARGEEEISAGDFLRLSREQAGALDLSMDMLKRPVNVGFSGGEKKRNEMVQMGILDPTFAVLDETDSGLDIDALRVVGEGINRIMRKADKAVLLITHYQRLLDIVAPDFVHVLAGGRIVKSGGPELALELEREGYGAIAA; this is encoded by the coding sequence ATGCTCAAAATTGAAAACCTCCACGCCGAAGTTGACGGCAAGCAGATCCTGAACGGCCTCAGCCTCGAGGTGAAGGCGGGCGAGGTCCACGCGATCATGGGCCCCAATGGCGCGGGCAAGTCGACGCTCGGCTATGTGCTCGGCGGCCGGCCCGGTTATGAGGTGACGGAAGGCTCCGTTCTCTTCCGCCCTCGTCATTGCGAGGAGCGGAGCGACGCGGCAATCCATGGCGCCGAAGATGGATTGCTTCGCTCCGCTCGCAATGACGATGGATGGATAAACCTGCTCGCCCTCGATCCCGACGCGCGCGCCGCCGCCGGCCTGTTCCTCGGCTTCCAATATCCGGTCGAGATCCCCGGCGTGTCGAACGTCCAGTTCCTGCGCACCGCGCTCAATGCCCAGCGCCGCGCGCGGGGCGAGGAGGAGATCAGCGCAGGCGATTTCCTCCGCCTCTCGCGCGAGCAAGCGGGGGCGCTGGACCTCAGCATGGATATGCTGAAGCGCCCGGTGAATGTCGGCTTTTCGGGCGGCGAGAAGAAACGGAACGAGATGGTCCAGATGGGCATACTCGACCCCACATTCGCCGTATTGGACGAAACCGACAGCGGCCTCGACATCGACGCGCTGCGTGTCGTCGGCGAAGGCATCAACCGCATCATGCGCAAGGCCGACAAGGCCGTGCTCCTCATCACCCACTATCAACGCCTGCTCGACATCGTCGCGCCCGATTTCGTCCACGTCCTCGCGGGCGGCCGCATCGTCAAATCGGGCGGCCCCGAACTCGCGCTGGAGCTGGAACGCGAAGGCTATGGAGCAATCGCGGCGTGA
- a CDS encoding HesB/IscA family protein, with protein MTTVTRTCPAALTLTPAAEQRIADLMARAPEGAVGVKLSTPRRGCSGLAYSVDYVTTADPFDERIDTPGGTLFVDGASILYLIGSRMDWKEDDFAAGFVFDNPNAKGSCGCGESFTV; from the coding sequence ATGACCACCGTCACCCGCACTTGCCCCGCAGCCCTGACGCTGACGCCCGCCGCCGAGCAGCGCATCGCCGACCTGATGGCCCGCGCGCCCGAAGGCGCCGTCGGCGTCAAGCTCTCCACCCCGCGCCGCGGCTGCTCGGGCCTCGCTTATTCGGTCGACTACGTGACCACGGCCGATCCCTTCGACGAGCGGATCGACACGCCGGGCGGCACCCTGTTCGTGGACGGCGCCTCGATCCTTTATCTGATCGGCAGCCGCATGGACTGGAAGGAAGACGATTTCGCCGCGGGCTTCGTCTTCGACAATCCCAACGCCAAGGGCAGCTGCGGCTGCGGCGAGAGCTTTACCGTCTGA
- a CDS encoding SUF system Fe-S cluster assembly protein, with translation MNQERKIEVEEVTEAAKPPKARVDDAPREGFERKRDYLAGFLAQKPQEELPTDPGGDLYEAVIDALKEIYDPEIPVNIYDLGLIYDVQIGADNHAKVLMTLTTPHCPVAESMPGEVELRVGSVPGIGHAEVELVWDPPWDPQKMSDEAKLELGML, from the coding sequence ATGAACCAGGAACGGAAGATTGAAGTCGAAGAGGTGACGGAAGCCGCGAAGCCGCCCAAGGCGCGCGTCGACGATGCGCCGCGCGAAGGCTTCGAGCGCAAGCGCGATTATCTCGCCGGCTTCCTCGCGCAGAAGCCGCAGGAGGAGCTGCCGACCGACCCCGGCGGGGATCTCTATGAAGCGGTGATCGACGCGCTGAAGGAAATCTACGATCCGGAAATCCCGGTGAACATCTACGATCTCGGCCTCATTTATGACGTCCAGATCGGCGCGGACAATCACGCCAAGGTGCTGATGACGCTGACGACGCCGCACTGCCCGGTCGCGGAATCCATGCCCGGCGAAGTGGAACTCCGCGTCGGCTCCGTCCCCGGCATCGGCCATGCCGAAGTCGAGCTCGTCTGGGATCCGCCCTGGGATCCGCAGAAGATGTCGGATGAAGCGAAACTCGAATTGGGGATGCTGTAA
- a CDS encoding pyrimidine 5'-nucleotidase produces MHADLAHIDTWIFDLDNSLYPASANLFSLIDIRMGEYIERLLSCDSAEARRVQKRHFLEHGTTLAGLMATHGVDPHDFLDYVHDIDLARISADPALVRAIDRLPGRKYIFTNASADYAARVLERLGLANLWDGMHDIHAMDYVPKPHPASYAALCEAHAIDPSRALFVEDMARNLKPAKALGMTTVWIDNGSESGGHDADPAFIDYRIADIGVWLTEILGDKRR; encoded by the coding sequence ATGCACGCCGATCTTGCCCATATCGACACCTGGATTTTCGATCTCGACAACAGCCTCTATCCGGCCTCAGCCAACCTGTTCTCGCTGATCGATATTCGCATGGGCGAATATATCGAACGCCTCCTGAGCTGCGATTCGGCCGAGGCGCGGCGGGTACAGAAGCGGCATTTCCTCGAACACGGCACGACTCTCGCGGGACTGATGGCGACCCACGGCGTCGATCCGCACGACTTCCTCGACTATGTCCACGACATCGACCTCGCCCGGATTTCCGCCGATCCGGCGCTGGTCAGGGCGATCGACCGGCTGCCGGGGCGCAAATATATCTTCACCAATGCGTCGGCCGACTATGCCGCCCGCGTTCTCGAAAGATTGGGCCTCGCCAATCTTTGGGACGGGATGCACGACATCCATGCCATGGACTATGTGCCAAAGCCTCATCCCGCTTCCTATGCCGCGCTGTGCGAAGCGCACGCTATCGATCCTTCCCGCGCCTTGTTCGTCGAGGACATGGCCCGCAATTTGAAACCGGCCAAGGCGCTCGGCATGACGACGGTGTGGATCGACAATGGCTCGGAAAGCGGCGGGCACGATGCCGATCCGGCCTTTATCGATTACCGGATCGCGGATATCGGCGTCTGGCTAACCGAAATCCTGGGGGACAAGAGACGATGA